The following coding sequences lie in one Phalacrocorax aristotelis chromosome 2, bGulAri2.1, whole genome shotgun sequence genomic window:
- the CCDC127 gene encoding coiled-coil domain-containing protein 127, whose protein sequence is MNNLNDPPNWNILPNQREPGDEGSRWNYALLVPMLGLAAFRWIWTRECQKEIEREKKEYYKKHSSLQKDLEAKYRDIITENRRTVAHLELELEKERNRTLSYREALVSQSRKLVEERRILEQEQEKLEQEKQVLLHSGAAGSLYQSCLAKEEKWQKRANILLKEFEEGLKERQDIYCSLVVPRSQRLEIEKNLLVKAATDPVAMALHMESGLKDIFKHDNYCGNLLNRNKSQNGRLMWLYLRYWELAVELQKFKRAEKAMLGKQ, encoded by the exons ATGAATAATTTAAATGACCCCCCCAACTGGAACATCCTGCCGAATCAACGAGAGCCCGGGGATGAAGGCAGCAGATGGAACTATGCTTTGCTGGTCCCCATGCTGGGCTTGGCTGCCTTCC GTTGGATCTGGACCAGAGAATGTCAAAAGgaaatagaaagagaaaaaaaagaatattataaAAAACATTCATCTTTACAAAAAGACTTGGAAGCCAAATACCGGGATATAATCACAGAAAATCGTCGCACAGTTGCTCACTTGGAGTTGGAGCTTGAAAAGGAACGCAACAGAACCCTGAGTTACCGTGAGGCCCTCGTGTCCCAGAGCCGCAAACTAGTAGAAGAAAGAAGGATCCTAGAACAGGAGCAGGAGAAGTTAGAGCAAGAAAAACAAGTCCTTTTGCACTCAGGAGCAGCAGGTAGCTTGTACCAAAGTTGTctggcaaaggaagaaaagtggcAAAAGAGAGCCAATATCTTACTAAAAGAATTTGAAGAGGGACTTAAAGAAAGACAGGACATCTACTGCAGTCTTGTTGTACCCAGAAGCCAGAGActagaaatagagaaaaatctACTAGTTAAAGCAGCAACTGATCCTGTTGCTATGGCTCTACATATGGAAAGTGgcttaaaagatattttcaaacaTGATAACTACTGTGGCAATCtgctgaacagaaacaaaagtcaAAATGGAAGACTTATGTGGCTGTATCTGAGGTATTGGGAACTAGCAGTTGAACTACAGAAGTTCAAGAGGGCAGAAAAGGCCATGTTAGGAAAACAATAA
- the SLC6A19 gene encoding sodium-dependent neutral amino acid transporter B(0)AT1, with product MVKLQLPNPGLEDRIPSHAELEVLEKEEASSRPKWDNKAQYMLTCVGFCVGLGNVWRFPYLCQSHGGGAFMIPFLILLVLEGIPLLHLEFAIGQRLRKGSVGVWSSIHPTLKGVGIAAMFVSFLVGLYYNTIIAWVMWYFFNSFQEPLPWSSCPLNDNRTGYIEECAKSSPVDYFWYRETLNISTSIDDSGTIQWWLLLCLTCAWGVLYVCTIRGIETTGKAVYVTSTLPYLVLTIFLIRGLTLKGSTNGIVYLFTPNVTELANPVTWLDAGAQVFYSFSLAFGGLISFSSYNSVHNNCEKDALIISVINGFTSVYAATVIYSIIGFRATARYDDCFDRNILTLMNAFDLPEGNVTQDNFEQMQQLCNMTDPTTFASLKFESCNLESFLNDGVEGTGLAFIVFTEAITKMPVSPLWSILFFIMLFCLGLSSMFGNMEGVLVPLQDLKIIPPKVPKEVVTGLICAGSYLLAFIFVLNSGNYWLALFDSFAGSIPLLIIAFCEMFSVVYIYGIDRFNKDIEFMIGHKPNIFWQVTWRVISPLIMLVIFFFYFVVKVSEELLYSIWDPRYEEFPKTQKIEYPGWVYAIIVILAGVPSLSIPAFAIYKAIRNFCKKRNDRMGLMISTSETSVNGNLKNSA from the exons ATGGTGAAGCTACAGTTGCCCAATCCTGGCCTGGAGGACAGGATACCTTCCCATGCAGAACTTGAAGTCCTTGAGAAAGAAGAGGCAAGCTCCAGACCAAAATGGGATAACAAGGCTCAGTATATGCTGACATGCGTAGGGTTTTGTGTGGGCTTAGGAAATGTGTGGCGGTTTCCGTATCTCTGTCAGAGCCATGGAGGAG GAGCTTTCATGATCCCTTTCCTGATTTTGCTAGTCCTGGAGGGAATCCCCCTGCTTCATCTTGAGTTTGCCATCGGTCAAAGGCTGAGGAAAGGCAGTGTGGGCGTCTGGAGCTCTATCCACCCTACCCTGAAAGGGGTTG gcATAGCAGCAATGTTTGTATCCTTCCTGGTGGGTTTATATTATAACACTATTATTGCCTGGGTAATGTGGTATTTCTTCAACTCCTTCCAAGAACCCCTGCCTTGGAGTAGCTGTCCTCTCAATGACAACAGAACAG GTTACATAGAAGAGTGTGCCAAGAGCTCACCTGTAGATTACTTCTGGTACAGAGAAACACTAAACATCTCCACTTCCATTGACGATTCAGGCACTATACAGTGGTGGCTTTTGTTATGTTTAACATGCGCATGGGGTGTACTGTACGTGTGCACAATCAGAGGCATCGAAACAACAGGAAAG GCTGTGTATGTAACATCAACTCTTCCATACCTTGTGCTTACCATTTTTCTAATACGTGGCTTGACACTGAAAGGATCAACCAATGGAATTGTGTATCTCTTCACCCCTAAT GTTACCGAGCTGGCTAACCCAGTGACGTGGCTGGATGCAGGTGCTCAGGTGTTTTACTCTTTCTCCCTGGCCTTTGGAGGCCTCATTTCATTCTCCAGTTACAACTCTGTTCA CAATAACTGTGAGAAAGATGCCCTGATTATCTCAGTGATCAATGGTTTCACATCCGTCTATGCAGCAACTGTCATATACTCTATCATTGGATTTAGAGCCACAGCAAGATATGATGACTGTTTTGACAG aaatattcttaCTCTGATGAATGCATTTGATTTGCCAGAAGGCAATGTAACCCAAGATAACTTTGAACAAATGCAGCAACTATGTAACATGACTGATCCAACAACTTTTGCAAGCCTGAAGTTTGAATCCTGTAATCTGGAAAGTTTCCTGAATGAT GGAGTTGAAGGAACTGGCCTAGCCTTTATTGTTTTCACTGAAGCCATCACCAAAATGCCTGTCTCACCTTTGTGGTCCATTCTCTTCTTCATCATGCTCTTCTGTTTGGGTTTGTCATCTATGTTTGGAAACATGGAAGGTGTGCTTGTACCTTTACAAGACCTTAAGATTATACCCCCCAAAGTGCCTAAGGAAGTTGTTACTG gtCTCATTTGTGCAGGATCTTACTTgctagcttttatttttgtgctgaaTTCTGGTAATTACTGGCTGGCTCTGTTTGACAGTTTTGCTGGATCTATTCCCTTGCTAATAATTGCATTTTGTGAGATGTTTTCAGTCGTCTACATTTATGGAATAGACAG gtTTAACAAGGATATTGAGTTCATGATTGGACACAAGCCCAATATTTTCTGGCAGGTTACCTGGAGAGTTATCAGTCCTCTCATTATGCTAGTTAtcttcttcttttattttgtggtGAAAGTCAGCGAAGAACTGCTCTACAGCATTTGGGACCCTAGATAT GAGGAGttccccaaaacacagaagattGAATATCCCGGTTGGGTGTATGCTATTATTGTAATCCTCGCTGGAGTGCCTAGTTTGTCCATCCCTGCCTTTGCCATCTACAAAGCAATCAGaaatttctgtaagaaaaggaaTGACCGTATGGGCCTTATGATCTCCACATCTGAGACTTCTGTTAATGGAAACTTAAAGAATTCAGCATAA